The stretch of DNA AATTTTCTCCAtgataacattttttagaaacTCCATGTGAAATGTAAGTTTTTTcgggtttttgaagtccttcaataaaacttatagtaaaataaagattttgagaaaaatcattttgtattgattttaagaattcagTGTCATTACAATTGACATtggttaaaatcattaatttttgatctattaattttgatagattaattatttcttctcttaaatcttctaatttacttttttccataaagtgacgcttttctttgttacgcttttaaaagtgtggctaaaacaaaaatctttaaaatctGTATGGATTTTGTCCTTTTGTGATCTGTACCTTATAATTCTCCTTAATTAACTATGCATGCTTTAGATGTAcattttgattaaattaaacaaaatagagataaagataagataaataatgaagtGAGTAAACATGAAGATAACATCGGTATTGGGTATAGAAACCAGGTTCAATTTTTTGGAAATAGAGGGCATGTGTGTGCTATGTTTGGATATGAATTTATAGGGAATTAGATATATATATGAGACAGTTTTTTGTCGGTGTGATATGAAAAAATTCGAATGGTGcgtgttctttggttttatatttttttaaaaacaaattgcACGGTCCGAATTGTTTGGTAATGGAGGTAGAATTTTGAGTAGTAGAATTCGGATCCAACGAATTCGTAACTAAGGAATGCGAATGTAAATTGTACGGTTCGAGTTCGTAGCTGAGAGTTTGAATTGGAGAACATTGAATTCGGACCCTCCTTTTGTGGAACAGTTAAGACGAACTTGGATGGTCCGaattcaatcttttttttttgttcaagtTAACCTAGTCGTAGGGTTCGAGTTCCTTAAAGATGGTGATATAAAAGTGTGAAGTGAACTGGTGGGAGCTTAGTTGCGTCTTCTTCCTTCTTGAATGGCTGCTTCTTCTGTTTCCTCTAGTTAGTTTTTTcagttttgattttgataatgTAGTATCTAAGGCTAAAGTTATGCTTCTTTTGTGGTGAGTGAAAAAAATGAGTGACAGaatattactaaaaatattctattttggTCAGATTTTGTTACAAACGACTGAAggagtaaaatttatttgtgaaaaccTACTAGATATTGTTATTCCTTTTATTATCTCTTTTGAAGAGCTCAAAGGTGTAATCTGTGAAAAAATTGATTCTGAGAGGGAAAGAAAGATATCATGTATTCTATACATATATCCCATACCGGTGTTTGGTGGATTCGTCTAGTATCAAACTAAATATGTGACGGACGAAGCGAGCATGCAGgagatgttttcaatgtatattgaaaACCGGTCTCAGATCTCGTTCATCgagttgtatgttgagtttgaaccATCTGAGGCTGACCGAAATATTCTACGGGAAGATTATAATAGTGACAGTGAAGAAGAGTTCGAAAGCAACTATAAATTTGTTGTTCCAGATGGTGATTAAGATCAAGGTGACAGAACCATAGACCCAGATGTGACAGAAGTGGCAAATGCACTCGCAAACGAAGTGCCGTTTGAGGAGCCATCATTCATGTGAGTTTTAGACTTGGAAGCCATGCATGTTTCAGAATTTCCGGAATATATGGCTGCAGGTACGCAATTGTAGTAGAAGTGTTTTTTTAGTTAGACATTGATTGAGTTATgaataatttactttttatttagcATTATTTAATCATACGTTGAATGTCGTAATTGTCAGATCCAACCGGTCCTCGACCTGTTCAGgtggatttttttttacttttatatgctacaagtatttattagaaaataatatttaagttGTCTATAATATGGTTGTAGCAAATTGCATGAGTTTGTAATTATTATCTGCACAGGTTCGATCCGTTGTACGGTTCAAATGCCATGTACCGGACAGGACCGGTGCAGTTCGTTTGGTTTGCCGGTCGAACTGGCCGATTCGATCTGATTTTTACATTTGCTGCTGATGTGCTTATTTTGTTTAGTGTGACATCATAACATGTTGAAGGTTTGGATTTATAGCATACTGGATGCAGTGAAATTTGATTTACCTTTGGAATCGGTTTTGAAATATCTGCgtattaatgaaatttttcCTATGGTGGTTGTCCCAGCAGAAATTCCTATCGTTGCAGATGGTGAATTTGCTGTCGGGATGGAGTTCAGTTCCAGAGAAGCTGTTATTAAGGCGATAAAGGAGTATACCATACGACGAAGCGTAGACTACCGAGTATATGAGTCTGAGCCGTTGACATTTTATGCCAAGTGTACACAGTATGGGTCATGGTGTGATTGGCTTATTAGGGTTAGTTTGATCAGCAGGAGGTACTGTTGGGTTATAAGGAGGTATAATGGTAGTCACACCTGTACCACAGCCACCATTTCACAGGATCATTCGAAGCTGGACTCTATCACAATTGCAGAAGCAATAAAGCCACTGGTTGAGGCTGACCCCTCCTTAAAGGTAAAATCGGTTATAGCAGAAGTGCAATCAAAGTTCAACTACACCGTCAGTTACCGAAAAGCATGGTTGGCTAAACAAAGGGcagtagaaaaaatatttggaagtTGGGAAGCATCGTATGAAGCGTTGCCTATATGGTTTGAGGCCATGTGTCACAAGGAGCCATCAACTGTTGTCCATTTTGAGACTATGCCTGCATATCAAGGCGATGACTTGGTGGGTGATATTCGGGTACTGCATCGTGTATTTTGGAGTTATTACCCTTGTATTAGGGCATTCAGACATTGTAAGCCAATTGTCCAGGTGGATGGGACTCACTTGTACGGAAAGTATAAGGGTTGTCGGCTTGTGGCAGTTTCACAGGATGGCAACAACAATATCGTCCCAATTGCGTTTGCTATTGTGGAGGGAGAGACTTATGATGCATGGCATTTTTTCCTTAGTAACCTGCGTCAACATGTTGTAACTCGAGATGGTGTGGGTCTAATATCCGACAGGCACGAGTCCATCAATGCAGCTGTGGAACGCAGTAACGGAGCTTGGTCACCTCCTAGAGTTTTTCATATGTTTTGCATCAGGCATATAGAGTCAAATTTTCTGAGAAAGTTCAAGGCACCGTACCTCCAAAAATTTGTTGTCAACATCGGTAAACATTTACTAAATTTAAGCAAATTATTAATAgattttcattaaataaatctatTGACCTCCATTACTTTGCTTTCTATATGCTGTGATCTACCAGGATATTCGAGGACGGTGGGGGAGTACAAAGTGCGTTACCAGTGGTTACGGGACCGGGGCGAGGCGTACACAAACTGGTTAAATCGAATTCCTCGCGAACAGTACGCATTAGCCTTTGATGGCGAGTACCGATGGGGTCACATGACGACGAATCTAGTGGAGTGCATCAACTCAGTTTTGAAGGGTGCACGCAATCTTTCCATTACTGCTCTTGTGAAGGCAACATTCTACAGGCTAAATGAGTTGTTCACCTGTAAAAGAGCGGAGGCGGAAGCCCGGATCAATGCTGGCCATGTGTTTTCTGATATAGTGACCTCGAAGTTGCATGCAAACCAACTTGCATCAGGAAACATCCAGGTTAGTTGCTTTGACCGCCAGAATCAGGTCTTTGAGGTTCGTGAGATGCCAAGCGGACTAGAGTTTGCAGTCGATCTATGTAGCCTTCGATGTGACTGTGGTGAGTTCCAGGTGGACCGGATCCCCTGCAGACATGTCTTCGCATGTTGTGCCAACCAGCGACTGGATTGGCGACTGTATGTTCATGATGTGTATAAGATGGAACAAGTGCGGTGGGTGTACCGAGCAAGGATTAGGCCACCAGGTAATCTCACTACATGGCTTGCTTACAACGGACCTCGGTTCATACCGAATCCATACCTAAGACGGGTAACGAAAGGTCACCCCAGGATGACGCGCTTTCCGAATGAGATGGACACACAGATGTTACATCGTCCTAGGCGATGTACGCTATGTGGTGCTGAGGGACATAGTCATAGCAGATGCCGTCGGTCAGCTGGTTCAAATACCAACAGAGATGCCCCCTAAGTTCACAGTTTTAAGATGATATTGTATAATATAACCTGAATGAGCAAATTGAGGTAACATGACCTACTTACTATATGTAACCTTATAATTAATGACAATCTAGTATTATAACATATCTGTAACATTATATAATATGATGGTTAATATCTGTAGGAGCATATATGTATCATTATATAATATGATGGTTAATATCTATAGCATTATATAATATGATggttaatagaaaaatatttgtaGGAGCATATTAAGTTCATTGCAACATAAGTTACATAAACATACAATATAATCTTACCATAGTCCAATTCATTATTACATAATGTCCAACACATACAAAGTACTCTATACAAAGTCCAACACATACAAATTAGTCTAAACATTACACAAAGTAATTAGTACATAATGTCCAACAAATACATATAACTCTAAACATAAATCTACAACTACTTTCTCATTGTCCACTTTACATCCTTCACAAAGTTCTTGCATTTCTTGGCCACTTTTTTGAAGATAGAAGGGGTGAAACGATTAGCGCTCCGACGTGGCGGATCAATCCTCAGATTGTAACCTTTGACGTTGTCATCCGGACTGCATGCCTGACCTGTAAACAATTTTGAATAAACAAGCAGATGCAGCACATTACATATTCATTACCAACATAAATACTACAAATCAAGAAGGAAAACCCAATAAGAGATGCCATTTAtgcaaacaaaataaataagtaatctAATATGTAAAgcaaaataattaacataataCCATCGTTACGAGATTCTTCATCCTCATCGAACTCTTCAATTTCATCATTCTCATCATCGCCCTCGGCATCCGGGTCATCTACTAGATACGCATCGGTTTCTTGTTCGAGTGCGTTAGTGTCTTCCTCAATTAGCCCCATGTTAAGCTGGTTAGGATTTTGACTATTAAGAACACCGCGTCCACCCTCACTCCTACTAGAGTCGATAGATACGAACCCTCCAGAAGCAACGGATGAGGTATGGCCTGGATACCTCGTATCCAACGAATACCTGCCTGGCATGAACTCAGGCTGATGGCCATATTGTGATTGTGCTGCATCTGCAGCCATGAACCCAAGCAACTGGCTAAAAGAAGTTCCATCACCTGTTTCAAATTGTGACATACCCCAATATTGTTGCTGTACTGGTAATGACGGGGTGAACTGTGTCTGAGGTAGATACTGGGTTGAGGACTGAGGTTGTTCTTGTGGAGGCGGATTTGGAGGTGATATATGTTGCTCCTGCTCTTCATTGTCCTCATCCATATCCTAACTACCCTCATCGGTATCCTGATTACCCTCATCCATATCCTCATTGCCCGCATCCATATCATCGTTACCTTCATCATTCTCTTCACCCACAAGATTCGACAAGGCTAAGCGGTCCCTATATTTTAATCAGTACCAGTTCATGTAAGTATCCAATGGATGCTGTGAAGGCATAGGAAGCTCAGAAAGAACGTAGTGATACCTGTTTGTCCAATGCATCACCCAAATTGAATGAGTCGGTGTCGTGGCCCAGTTAAGATTCTTAGGACCAGTCAAAACCTCTCCATGCGCCTTATCCAAATTCTGCTCCTGAGTAGGTACTCCCTGAACGAAACTCCTATCGGTAGCATGCCACTCGATACATTCAAATGACACCAACGGAACTGTAGCGCTCCATACAACCGACTGCATATAGATTTCAGTAGGAATTATGTTCGGATCCACACGATCCACAGTATAGGCAACCCAGACAAACTGGAAAAATAAAGGAAACTCATGATTACAACCCACAATtcaaataacaataacaatgacTCATAGTTTTGTCGAATCCCATAACCCCAAAACTAATACTTCTTTAATTAAAACACACATGGCCTTCCTGAAGTTCATCAAATGCCTTCCTAAAGTGAGCTAGCTTCAGATATCTATATCGTCGGTCACCACACTCCCAGTTACGCCACCTAATACGATGTCCTCAATTAGCTCAACTAAATCTTAAATATCAAGAAACGGGTACATTGTAACATAATATTACCTGTTTGCTAGTGGAAAACTCCGGGGTTCTCTAGGAAGCGGCGATAGATATGACAATCGGATCCAAGCCCAACCGAGCAGAAGTGTTAGTGGACCATCTATTTTCTTACAGTTATAACGAGATGCCTTGCATAACGCCCTGTAAAGGTGTGCTAGGCATGTCGAACCCCAACTATACTGTCCAATATTGACAAAATTACGAAGCAATGGTAGAAATTTCCAGTGCACACCTGCCCCAGACTTATCCCCAAACAGGATCGTCCCAATCAGCAACATAATGTGACACCTCACATACCTAGTAATTAATGACAATCTAGTATTATAACATATCTGTAGCATTATATAATATGATGGTTAATACATCAATAGAAAAATATCTGTAGGAGCATATTAAGCTTTTATGAGACATTATTACATACTCCAGCTGGCTAATACATCAATAAGTTCAGCAACATAATATGACACCTCACATACCTCTGTATACTGATTTCGTCAGTCAATTCTAAATTCTCTTTTAGATTTCGCAGCCAGGTCAGTTTTATGCAGCTTGATCTACAGTCCTACTTTCGAGGTGCAACCCCAAATTGAAGCAAACACTCCGCCTCCATGGCTTCAAAATTACTCATTGTCATCCCTGTGACTGGAAGACCATCTGTGGGAAGACCAAGAATTAGAGCCACATCTTCAAGAGTCACGGCACATTCACCAATGGGAAGGTGAAACGTATGTGTGTCTGGGTACCAACGTTCGATTAGAGCATTTACCAATGCTTTTTGACACTGCACTATCCCAATCTGAGACACATGATAGAACCCAGTAATTCGTAAATGCTCCTCCGCCCTATCGTTGTACTGATCC from Arachis duranensis cultivar V14167 chromosome 4, aradu.V14167.gnm2.J7QH, whole genome shotgun sequence encodes:
- the LOC107483661 gene encoding uncharacterized protein LOC107483661, with amino-acid sequence MQEMFSMYIENRSQISFIELYVEFEPSEADRNILREDYNSDSEEEFESNYKFVVPDEFPEYMAADPTGPRPVQVRSVVRFKCHVPDRTGAVRLVWIYSILDAVKFDLPLESVLKYLRINEIFPMVVVPAEIPIVADGEFAVGMEFSSREAVIKAIKEYTIRRSVDYRVYESEPLTFYAKCTQYGSWCDWLIRVSLISRRYCWVIRRYNGSHTCTTATISQDHSKLDSITIAEAIKPLVEADPSLKVKSVIAEVQSKFNYTVSYRKAWLAKQRAVEKIFGSWEASYEALPIWFEAMCHKEPSTVVHFETMPAYQGDDLVGDIRVLHRVFWSYYPCIRAFRHCKPIVQVDGTHLYGKYKGCRLVAVSQDGNNNIVPIAFAIVEGETYDAWHFFLSNLRQHVVTRDGVGLISDRHESINAAVERSNGAWSPPRVFHMFCIRHIESNFLRKFKAPYLQKFVVNIGYSRTVGEYKVRYQWLRDRGEAYTNWLNRIPREQYALAFDGEYRWGHMTTNLVECINSVLKGARNLSITALVKATFYRLNELFTCKRAEAEARINAGHVFSDIVTSKLHANQLASGNIQVSCFDRQNQVFEVREMPSGLEFAVDLCSLRCDCGEFQVDRIPCRHVFACCANQRLDWRLYVHDVYKMEQVRWVYRARIRPPGNLTTWLAYNGPRFIPNPYLRRVTKGHPRMTRFPNEMDTQMLHRPRRCTLCGAEGHSHSRCRRSAGSNTNRDAP